The following proteins are co-located in the Marinomonas profundi genome:
- the glpK gene encoding glycerol kinase GlpK, producing the protein MTHYILAIDQGTTSSRAILFDEKGARIGQSQQEFPQIFPHDGWVEHDPEDIWSSTLSVCRSVLKDTGIDAQAIATIGITNQRETTILWDTETGKPIYNAIVWQDRRTSEFCQTLSKQGLGEKVQAKTGLLIDPYFSATKIRWILDNVEGAREKAQAGRLAFGTVDSFLLWRLTNGQSHKTDATNAARTMAFNIHTQEWDQELIDLLGIGDVLFPEVMDCSADFGVIDASWLGAEVPVNGIAGDQQAALIGQACFTPGMVKSTYGTGCFMILNTGDEAIRSEHKLLTTVGYRLNGKVTYALEGSIFVAGAAIQWLRDGLKLFSDAKETQSLAQQALNDDSVYLVPAFTGLGAPYWDPDARGAMIGLTRDTSVADIVSAGLRSVCYQTRDLVGAMAQDGATFSTLRVDGGMVINDVMVQFLSDLLEITVERPCVTETTALGAAFLAGLQVGLYQSLDEVALLWQADKCFEPAMEKGTGDTLYRGWQKAVDRVRTRD; encoded by the coding sequence ATGACGCATTATATTCTGGCTATCGATCAAGGCACTACCAGTTCACGAGCTATTTTGTTTGATGAGAAAGGCGCGCGTATTGGCCAATCTCAACAAGAGTTCCCGCAAATTTTCCCGCACGATGGCTGGGTAGAGCATGATCCAGAAGATATTTGGTCGTCAACACTGTCGGTTTGTCGATCTGTTCTGAAGGATACAGGGATCGACGCGCAAGCGATAGCAACCATCGGCATCACCAATCAGCGTGAAACCACCATTTTGTGGGATACCGAAACCGGTAAGCCGATTTATAATGCGATTGTTTGGCAGGATAGACGCACTAGTGAATTTTGCCAAACATTGAGTAAGCAAGGTTTGGGCGAGAAGGTACAGGCCAAAACGGGCTTATTAATCGACCCTTATTTTTCGGCGACGAAAATTCGCTGGATATTAGACAATGTTGAGGGCGCGCGTGAAAAAGCCCAAGCAGGGCGTTTGGCGTTTGGCACGGTTGATAGCTTTTTATTGTGGCGATTGACCAATGGGCAATCGCATAAAACCGATGCGACCAATGCGGCACGCACCATGGCGTTTAATATTCATACGCAAGAATGGGATCAGGAACTGATTGATCTGTTAGGCATCGGCGATGTGTTATTCCCAGAGGTGATGGATTGCAGTGCTGACTTTGGTGTCATTGATGCGTCTTGGTTGGGTGCTGAGGTTCCGGTGAATGGTATTGCAGGGGACCAACAAGCGGCGTTGATTGGGCAAGCTTGTTTTACGCCTGGCATGGTGAAAAGCACCTATGGCACTGGGTGTTTTATGATTCTGAATACTGGCGATGAGGCCATTCGCTCCGAGCATAAGTTGCTTACCACGGTGGGTTATCGTTTAAATGGTAAGGTGACGTACGCCTTAGAAGGCAGCATTTTTGTGGCGGGCGCGGCGATCCAATGGTTACGAGATGGGTTGAAGCTGTTTTCTGATGCGAAAGAGACGCAAAGCTTGGCGCAACAGGCTTTAAACGATGATTCGGTTTACCTCGTGCCTGCCTTTACGGGGTTAGGGGCGCCTTATTGGGATCCTGATGCGCGTGGTGCAATGATTGGTTTAACTCGGGACACTAGCGTGGCCGATATCGTGAGTGCGGGGTTGCGTTCTGTGTGTTATCAGACCAGAGACCTTGTGGGAGCGATGGCGCAAGATGGCGCAACCTTTAGCACCTTGCGTGTGGACGGTGGCATGGTGATTAACGATGTCATGGTACAGTTTTTAAGCGACCTATTAGAGATTACCGTAGAGCGTCCTTGTGTCACGGAAACAACGGCGCTGGGCGCGGCATTTTTAGCGGGCTTGCAGGTCGGGTTGTATCAATCGTTGGATGAGGTGGCGCTTTTATGGCAAGCGGATAAATGCTTTGAACCCGCCATGGAAAAAGGCACGGGAGATACATTATATCGTGGCTGGCAGAAAGCGGTAGATCGAGTGCGCACACGAGATTAA
- a CDS encoding DeoR/GlpR family transcriptional regulator, producing the protein MGQLSRQDNIVAIVKEKGYVTIDELANQFSVTPQTIRRDINELAKSGHIRRHHGGASNDSSTTNVAYATRQILQLPAKEQIAKRIAAEIPNNASLFINIGTTTETVARALLNHQGLQIITNNLNVAAILSSKEDFTVIIAGGTVRSRDGGVMGEATIDFINQFRVDFGIVGISGIDPNDGSLLDYDYQEVRVAQSIIHNSRTVFLAADSAKFGRNAVVRLGNITQVDRLFTDEQPPKTIIKLMKEHKVRLELCTPK; encoded by the coding sequence ATGGGGCAACTTTCTCGCCAAGACAACATAGTCGCAATAGTCAAAGAAAAGGGCTACGTGACCATAGACGAACTGGCCAACCAATTTTCTGTCACGCCACAAACTATTCGTCGTGATATTAACGAATTAGCCAAGTCAGGCCACATTCGTCGACACCATGGTGGCGCCAGTAACGACTCCAGTACCACCAACGTTGCTTACGCCACTCGACAAATTTTACAACTTCCCGCGAAAGAACAAATAGCCAAACGCATCGCGGCTGAAATCCCTAATAACGCCTCTCTTTTTATTAACATTGGCACCACCACAGAAACCGTCGCTCGCGCTCTGTTGAATCATCAGGGCTTACAGATCATCACCAACAATCTCAATGTAGCCGCCATTTTAAGCAGTAAAGAAGACTTTACCGTGATTATCGCCGGCGGCACGGTGCGCTCACGCGACGGCGGTGTCATGGGGGAAGCGACCATTGATTTTATTAATCAATTCCGTGTCGACTTTGGCATCGTGGGGATCAGTGGCATTGACCCAAACGACGGCTCATTGTTGGATTACGATTACCAAGAAGTCCGCGTTGCACAAAGTATCATACATAACTCCCGCACTGTTTTTCTTGCGGCAGACAGCGCTAAATTTGGCCGCAACGCCGTCGTACGATTGGGCAATATTACCCAAGTCGACCGCCTGTTCACAGACGAACAGCCTCCCAAAACCATTATCAAGCTAATGAAAGAGCACAAGGTTCGTCTGGAACTCTGTACGCCCAAGTAA
- a CDS encoding PilZ domain-containing protein: protein MEFVAHPRDLPLDITLIEDQPFPPVNEARVGFVGITYTTLHPFDNGRSVRITLEEIDPNFCVSGRIVWCRKEADGYQIAIDFPSNEECYCVRMIEQLSQIEHYRRQAKSEGRRLNYNEAAAEWIQKFAASFPTFSV from the coding sequence ATGGAATTTGTTGCCCATCCGAGAGACCTTCCATTAGACATTACGCTAATTGAAGATCAACCCTTTCCTCCCGTAAACGAGGCAAGAGTTGGGTTTGTCGGTATCACATACACTACCCTTCATCCTTTCGATAATGGACGTTCGGTTAGAATTACATTAGAAGAAATAGACCCCAATTTTTGCGTCTCTGGGCGTATTGTTTGGTGTCGAAAAGAAGCCGACGGCTATCAAATTGCGATTGACTTCCCCAGCAACGAAGAATGCTACTGTGTGCGCATGATTGAGCAACTCTCTCAAATAGAACACTATCGACGTCAAGCCAAAAGCGAAGGTCGACGACTGAACTACAATGAAGCCGCCGCGGAATGGATTCAAAAGTTTGCCGCGAGCTTTCCGACCTTCTCTGTTTGA
- a CDS encoding aminotransferase-like domain-containing protein, producing the protein MASSYDPIDQRFMECPLYEKIAKQIEQQVHEGIFLPGAKIPSVRKSSKQMEVSVATVLQAYSLLEDRGVIKARPQKGYFVQENQLQALPLAKITPTKNDGSIHALLRRLLHASQDENIIQFGAAIPKSQFLPIRQLQRSVGRLMRLEPEICAAYEFTPGSPSLRRQIAIRMLDSGCQLQPDDITITLGCQNALMLSLQVVAKAGDTIAIESPAYHGVLQAIEVLNLKAVEIPCSPSTGIDLALLESAAIEWNIKACIVTPNNQNPVGATLNQQARQQLIDQSITHNFTLIEDDVYGELSYADRRERALKADDKQGTVIYCSSFSKSIAPGFRIGWVVGGRFQTQIEHYAYVQSLAIPTLTQTAIANFLENGAYDRHLRKTRLAYQDNLARCQALIEEHFPAGTQTSSPKGGFLLWVILPDSINAMTLHTQALEKDIGVLPGLAFSLTAQFSHHFRLNYALNWDNKTDAALKELGRLCQQQIQPQTPQQIQA; encoded by the coding sequence ATGGCTTCTTCTTATGACCCAATTGACCAGCGCTTTATGGAATGCCCTCTCTACGAAAAAATCGCCAAGCAAATTGAACAACAAGTTCACGAAGGTATTTTCTTACCGGGCGCAAAAATCCCATCGGTGCGAAAGTCCAGCAAACAAATGGAAGTCAGCGTTGCGACGGTACTGCAAGCGTACAGCTTGCTAGAAGACAGAGGAGTCATAAAAGCGCGTCCACAAAAAGGCTATTTTGTACAAGAGAACCAACTCCAAGCACTTCCTTTAGCAAAAATTACGCCGACTAAAAACGACGGCAGCATACACGCACTCTTGCGCCGCTTACTGCACGCTTCGCAAGATGAGAATATTATTCAGTTTGGCGCCGCCATTCCCAAAAGCCAATTTTTACCCATACGGCAGCTACAACGTTCCGTTGGGCGTTTAATGCGCCTAGAGCCTGAGATTTGTGCGGCGTATGAATTTACCCCCGGCTCCCCCAGCCTACGCCGTCAAATTGCCATACGCATGCTCGATAGCGGCTGCCAGTTGCAACCAGACGACATCACCATCACTTTAGGCTGCCAAAACGCCCTCATGCTGTCACTGCAAGTCGTCGCAAAAGCCGGCGACACGATTGCCATAGAAAGCCCGGCTTACCATGGCGTCTTACAAGCCATCGAAGTGCTAAATTTAAAAGCGGTCGAAATCCCCTGCTCTCCTAGCACAGGGATCGATCTAGCGCTTTTAGAAAGCGCGGCCATTGAATGGAACATAAAAGCCTGCATCGTAACGCCCAACAATCAGAACCCGGTCGGGGCGACACTCAATCAGCAGGCAAGACAACAACTCATTGATCAATCAATAACACATAATTTCACCTTGATTGAAGACGACGTATACGGTGAATTGAGCTATGCCGATCGGCGCGAGCGCGCCCTAAAAGCCGATGACAAACAAGGCACAGTGATTTATTGCAGTTCATTTTCAAAAAGTATTGCACCGGGCTTTCGCATTGGCTGGGTTGTTGGCGGTCGCTTTCAAACACAAATCGAACATTACGCTTATGTACAATCTCTCGCTATTCCGACACTCACACAAACCGCCATCGCCAATTTTCTAGAAAATGGCGCCTACGATCGTCACTTGCGCAAGACTCGACTCGCCTATCAAGACAACCTCGCCCGTTGTCAGGCTCTCATTGAGGAGCATTTTCCAGCAGGCACCCAGACATCCAGCCCCAAAGGCGGTTTTTTATTGTGGGTCATACTGCCTGACAGCATCAACGCCATGACACTTCATACCCAAGCCTTAGAAAAAGACATTGGTGTATTACCCGGATTAGCCTTCAGTTTAACGGCACAATTCAGCCATCATTTTCGGCTTAATTACGCCCTAAATTGGGACAATAAAACCGATGCCGCATTAAAAGAGCTCGGTCGGCTTTGCCAACAACAAATACAGCCACAAACGCCACAACAAATACAAGCGTAA
- a CDS encoding DUF501 domain-containing protein, protein MTTTLSQRDIDIITAQLGRAPSGINAIAHYSPNGTPQVLEMETWVFDQPFPTLYWLSSKAIDKALAKIESHGVVKELEQRIKDDETLREAHHASHRDYIARRWAVMSDEHKAIIEAKGFKPLFDKLGIGGIANWDQVRCLHMQYAHHLAGNNVIGQILDAEYGMKAIADAE, encoded by the coding sequence ATGACAACCACACTTTCTCAGCGTGATATTGATATCATCACGGCACAGCTTGGACGAGCGCCTAGTGGCATCAACGCCATCGCCCATTACTCACCTAACGGCACACCACAAGTACTGGAAATGGAAACCTGGGTATTTGATCAGCCTTTCCCAACGCTCTACTGGCTCTCAAGCAAAGCCATCGACAAAGCCTTAGCGAAAATAGAAAGCCATGGCGTCGTCAAAGAGCTTGAACAACGCATCAAAGATGACGAAACATTACGTGAAGCCCACCACGCTTCCCATCGGGATTACATCGCAAGACGCTGGGCCGTCATGAGCGATGAACACAAAGCCATTATTGAAGCAAAAGGCTTTAAGCCATTGTTTGATAAACTGGGCATTGGCGGGATTGCAAATTGGGATCAGGTTCGATGCTTGCACATGCAATACGCTCATCACCTTGCTGGCAACAACGTCATTGGCCAAATTTTGGATGCCGAATACGGCATGAAAGCCATCGCTGACGCAGAATAA